In Drosophila subpulchrella strain 33 F10 #4 breed RU33 chromosome X, RU_Dsub_v1.1 Primary Assembly, whole genome shotgun sequence, the DNA window attaattggTTTGGAAGAGCGGCGAAAGTGTGAAAGTGAAATATTAGAAATTTAAGCTTTTGTGGACGGTGGGAGGGAAGCCTTTTATTATTCTTCTTATTATTCTTGCTTACAATTCGCGTTGAATGCCACTTCATTTACTTTAAGACTGATAATCCGTTCAAAAGTTATGCAAATGTTTATCCCGTTGGTCAGTTTGTGTGTTTATCCCAAAACGTTGATTTAGCGTCCTGGAAATTGTAGATGGTGTTAAACAGCTGCATCTAGGAAACTTTAGTTTtaccacttttggaaaaacccgcttgTTTAGCGAGAAAACAGCTATAAATATCTACATTTCGAAAGGCTGTAACTTCTGAACCACTAAAGCTACAGACCTGTGCTATACTACTGTGGGCAAATTGAAATATGAATTTGTTTTTACAATTTTCGTGGTTTCGTGTACTATGAATTCCCTCCACCCGGCCAAACTGTCTATAAGGAATATTATTTGAGCGTTATTCGGCGTTCGGCTTACGTTTCACTCGTTCTACACGCATATCGTTTCGTAACCACCGTATTCGCCTGGTTTGGCTCCGTGCGACTTCTGGCTATTCCCAAAACTCAAGAGACCTCTCTGGGAAACGCATTTGGAGTCGATTAAGGTGAAAAAGGTTTTTCATTTTACAAATAACTTCCCTACTTTTTGCCCACAGTAAAGTCGTTGAAATGCTATGCACTCCTTCTTAATATAATTTGTCAAAATACCATAGTTTGACAATTATGGCCGAAAGTTGTTCAAGCACATTTTTATTgagctttttttttattgctcaCAAACGACTGAAAAGATTTCTGTTTAAACTTTAAACTGTATCTCCCTTGAAATTCCCCTAGTGTTGTTGTAAAAGGTCACGTTTGAAAGTTATTTATCAACAAAAATGGTCACTCTTAGCAGTTCAGAGCAGCTAACGCTGCCTGTGCGTTGAATTTTGGATAGTTTGGCGATAAAAGCTAATAATAGCCTCTTATAAAACTCCAGTAGTTTTTAATTGACCATAGCTACAGATATGTGCTACATATACATATGATGCTGAAAAGGTATTTTAAAATGCTAGGAGCGATGCCTTCACTGATATTATCTGAATGCAATTGATTGTCAAAAACGGTAGTACTGATTATACCAGTAACTCGTACAGTAAAAGAATAGATAGATTCGTCGGGAAGTAAGCGACCGCTTAAGGCCTATTCAAACAGAGTGGGTTTTCGCTTCAGCGACTTTTTCCTCCATAAGAAATACACGTGTAGGAAAGAGACGATAATAAGTCGCTTCAATTCGCTGCAGCGGAAAATGGGACCGCACACTCAAATCGATTCAGTATTCCAGTGTATTATTTGGTATTTAATACGagtttcggtgatttttgtacTTTGCGTTTcgaaattttttgaaaaagaaTCGCGTTTGAACTGCAATGGCTCCGTTTTAAGGAAATTGTTGTTGGTGCAGGCCCGAGGAACCAGGGCTCCAACGGCTCGGAACCAAGGAATTGATCTTATCTTAAAGATAAAATTCGCCATGCTATATTTAAGGAAATGACCAACCTCTAGCTTATGTCCTTCTTGGCAAGACCTTCAACCTGTAACACCAAAACGTACACTATGTATCTAAAGAAAATGCTGTTTAAAGGCGTATCCGCCTCCcaaaattgttgcttaaaatATGGATACAGTCAAAGAACCGTATGCGAGGAAGGTGTTATTAATACCTTAAAGGGTCCAAACGGTTCTAACTTGTAAAAATTCTCGTGGCATCAATGTGGGCCGACCATAGTATAGTGAATGGATATACTTGGTCAATTTGCCTTTAGCAAAGATATAATCATTTGTCTCTGACACCATTTACATGATAGCGTTCAAGTTGTATTTCTTTTTGCATTGCTTCCACTTTTTCGGAGCAACTGAATTTGCTTATGCCGATCAGCTGTTCTATTTTCTATGTGAACAGGAATCCACTTAAAATTGCAACAGAGATTTTAAACGGCTGTGTGCAGCGGCtatcaagtaagtaagtaagTGATGAAACATTCCGATCAAGAAACGAAAACCAAAACTTTTTAGATCGAGAGCACGTgcaaacgaaaacgaaaagtTAAGTTAGGAGTAAGTTTTTTGGTACAACTCTAAGTTCTTTCtactaaagcctagtactcagatcagctaagagtttcactagtcgaaaaatcgtattctttgtagtgtgaccgaagttttcaaagttgggctgggcttgttgccaaacaaaacacaaatcaattggagaaatttaaaaaggaggagtctgctggaaaaaggaatgttcaacgaatgtttttatttatgtaaattagtagctcaaagcttccttctcgtcccacgaatgcttcgccatctttcccgcgccaccgcagtccagctccgagtcccaatgggcatattggaccttgaggaagtgggagccggattgggaacggggttgatctgctgatgctgcaggaagtcgcccagcatcctgtcCATGgattctccaactgttccttagcgggcgccctattttcctcctccctatagaagccaccgcgtcctccagctccgcttaagctgccaagtagctggtggtggtggaggacttcggagatcatattactggtggttctgctaaaaagatccttctattagtacaacgcaaccaaattattttggccagatcttactttctttgcgaggacacgctcggcaggatgtccatgtagagagcgaagtcccaatcggcatgttccttcccactgggattctctagaggatctcctccagcacgtcaactattctgcggatttgcccctgttgtggtattgcttcctgtcggtgaagtcccacaataatgggcaacagcttgggttaggcgtccttttcaatctgcactgacctccttgaaccgttttttgggtttttcttccatttaaaatttttaaattccccaccgcttcttcacgaacaccgccaaagattaaattccttattctttgggccgcggctaacggcgttcatcgaaaattcactcgcgaaatctggtattttttctggtatttccttagcttatctgagtaccgcgctgaaaaacagaccggacgaaaagctttagtcGCCTGTTTgtctctcgctcactcctatggttagcttgcggttttcgtcgatgtgagtactaggcttaacaGGGAAAATTGAAACACCCACTACTAAAACGTTTACAAACCAATGCCAGGAAAAAGTCTTAAGATATTACAACTGTTGCAAATGTCGTTAGCGGAATTTTATCTTTTAACATAAGACCAGGAAAAAGTAAATATCTTGTCAGTTTTGAAGAGTTTACATCCCATTTGCTTTTGTGTTGATAAGCAACTGCTGTGTACGTCAGCTGTTATCGGGTGGTGGATGTGCTCTATGGAAATCGGAGTTTCACATTTGTCTAAAATCCCAACTGTTTCGCACGAATGGAACATAGCGTCTTCCCGCATAGGTGAgtccaccatctaccatccgttGATCGGATGGTTCTTAAGGTTTTGCCGTTCCGAAAATTTTCTAGTTCAAATTTAACGGACTCTTTTATGCGATAGTTTTTTCGGTGCAACTCTGAGTTTTACTTCTTGACAGTGGAAATTGAAACATTCACCTCGAAAACGTAAGCAGTGATGACAGGGAGCAATCGAAAATGGAAGAAGCAGAAGCAACACGTTTGGTTAGATTAGCCAGATCAGCTGTTATCGAATGGTGGATGGTGGACCTGCCCTGTGGAAATCGGAGTTtcacatttgtcaaaaatcccAACCGTTTCGAACGGATGAACTCTATGGGAGGGGGTACAAGGCTATTAATTATCGATACTTACGAATACTTGCTTATTACAAAAACTGGGGAGAGTGGCTACTTGCGCGCCATCGAAGTATACAATTTTCTAATGGCTGCAAtcttttaagtaaataatatatttgagaataAAAACAGTCTCTGTGTTCTACATTCCACCGTTCCGTTTTCGGCGCTTATCGACCGTCGCTATTTTGACGGACATAAAAATGCTCAAACTCAGTAACCTGATTATTTCATGGTAATTTTTAGTACATATTTCATGAGCTGTCTATTTGTAGCTCCCAGTTTTCTTCACTCCGGAAAAATTTTTACTGGGGAATCACTTTCAATCGTGTGAAGTAAAATtttgaagaaaaaaaaaatgaagcgAACTCGTCGACCAACTTCTGCCAACAACAAAGCATTCGTCTCTGGCGGAGTTTATGTAAGTATCCAACGATTTTCCAttgcttttcttttattttcaaaccAAAAATCGCCACCATTCGAATcgattggtttttttttgcaagttTGTGTATGTATTCAGTGCCCAGTGACGTCACGATAATGTGTACCCCAAGTGAATAgaaatgagaaaaaaaaaaaaacaaaaaccattctGATTGACTCCTGCATATTTGACTTATGAAATAACAGAgatttcgttttcgtttctATAATTTGCAGCGCACAAAATGAAAGTGTGTGTATTCACCCCAATTGTGAATCCATTTGCAATAGCCACTAAAAGCGGGTTAATCGAAAGTGCAGACGTTGTCCGAATTCCACCAGCGCCCACAAGTCACGATCCACAATGCATCCACTTCCCAGGCTACCCACTCACGTTCCACCTCCCCATTCCATTCACCCATCCTCGTCTGCCACCCCATTCCGCTCGTGCCTTCGAACAACTAGATATGACCAGCACTGCGATAGTTTCAAGCTGGACTTGCGGTTATCGCTAACTTTTATGGCTACTGAAAATGCATTCACCCGAAATTGTAACTAAAATTATTAGTTTTGCGTCAGATAGCAATGCCCATTCACTCCACCGAAAGTGCCCGAAACGAGTCGCCGATAAAGAACTCAGCCCTCAGCCAAGGACTGAAGGATGCAGTCCCCAAACCTTCTCTATGCTCAGCCGGGTGATGTTTTGTTTACCAGATTGATAAAATGTTTACCGGCGGTATttttaaatgaatataaaaattattttttttttaaaattcttaaagTGTTTTCGTAAGACTTTGAACTTCAAAGTACCATTCAATTGTCCTGgtcaaaaagtaaaaaatattaaaatgaaacaaaatttaaaatacttacCAGTTCCTTCACCAAAGTATTTTTTGTACAATATATTTCGAAAAGTAGTCCCTGAAATTCAACAGAGAAGTAGGGACTTTCCCTGCACAAACAAGGTAAAATGTGGTTGCACAGTAAAACTGTCCAAGTCCTTGGCTGTATGCTATGACCGGAGAACCCACAGTGGCTGGACACGTGGCTCCGCCGGCGCAGAGCTTCGTTTCGGGATACTCGGGTCGCAGGAATGGCCATGGCTAGTTCCTGAACTATGGTTTTTAGTAGACCAGCCGACCAGCCTGACGCTTCCGGGTTACCTGACGACTTGATGGTTTCCGTCGGCCAGCGAGTCTCCTTTTTTGTTGACCCACAGGACTAGCCCGCTGCAAGTGATCTTATCCAAGGGAACATCACGAAGAAAACAAGTTCCCTTCCTTAACTAATCAACTAATGAAACTCTTTTGCAAACGCAGAATCCTAGTGCTATCGCCAAGCCTTTGATCCAACAGCCGTTGCAGGCCCAAAATGTCCAGGAGCAGCAGTCCCCTCCGGTGGCTGCTCAATCGCCACCGGCTCCTGCCCCAGTTTCGGAACTTGACGCGGCCGCCATCGCAGCCAAATTGCCTATGCCAATCATAGTCAAGGAGGAGCCGAACGAGGTCGTTGTCGAGGAAGCGGGTCCCAACGACGATCTCTCCGTCGACGTTAGCGATGAGAATGGCAGCGGCAACGGTACCGGCATCGGTATCGGCACCGGCTCTGGCTCTGGCTCCGGCATCGGGGGCAAGATCCCCTTCAAGAAGATCTTTCAGAAGCGCAAGAAGTCGTCTGGTAAGCGGACAACCCTATGAAGCTAAATGTAAATATGCAATACCTCTAGATATTTTGCTGAGCTCAAGGTGTGAAATTTGTCATCCTTATGAATTACTTGCGAATCCTTAACCTTTgttgtaaaaatattttccgaTTTGCTTGCAGCCCTGGATGACACTTATTAAAATTGCATTTCCTATATGATTTGTAAAACTTCTCATAATAAGCAATCAACGGGATAACCAACGTCATTATAAAACCATGTTAATATTCGTTTCCCTATTTCCCCTTTTGTAGAACGCACCCGTGACAAGAAGCAGCGCCAGAACCGCCAGCTGCGCAAGTCCATGCTGCCGAAGAACGCCTTAATGGCTCTCAACGAAGTGAAAGGTGTGACCATCAGCGATTTCACCATCGAAAGCAATCCCGACGGAGGGTTTACGGCCGTAGTTACTGTAAACGCGATCCAGTACGAGGGCAAGGGTCTCTCCAAAATGTCCGCCAAGAACGCGGCTTGCGAGAAGGCTTGGCGCGACTTTATCATTGCCAAGATGACACCCAAGCCGAACAGGATGCGTTGTACTGTCCCTGAAAATGGACCAGAGCCCATGGAAATCAACGAGGATGAGGGTGATGGACCGGAAGATGATCTTCCCATGCTAAATCTGGCCTCGTTTGCCATTTACAAGCTGTTTGCAGAGTGGGAGCGCGAGGGCTATGTCGTGCCAGAAATGCATCCATCGGCCAATGCTGCTCCGCCGGCCGGAGGGGAAGCTGTACCGGCTGTTCCAGCGGTGCCGAAGGAGCCAAAGAAGCCACCAGTGCGCACCGAGTTGCCCTCAGGCTGGGAGACCATGCACCCGGCCACTATTCTATGCATTGTAGGCTAGCTTAATGTCAGTTTTGCGTACAGTCACTAATGAATCCTGTTGCAGATGCGTCCGGGACTCATCTACGTGGACCAAGGGGCCTCTGGCGACAAGCCCAATGTCATGCAACATCTGGGAATAGTAGTGGACGACCAGGAGTTCACCGCCAGCGGAAGATCAAAGAAAATCGCACGCCGCAACGTGGCCATTGAAGTGTGCAACACTTTGTTTGGAACCAACTTCTCG includes these proteins:
- the LOC119556348 gene encoding double-stranded RNA-specific editase 1-like, which produces MKRTRRPTSANNKAFVSGGVYNPSAIAKPLIQQPLQAQNVQEQQSPPVAAQSPPAPAPVSELDAAAIAAKLPMPIIVKEEPNEVVVEEAGPNDDLSVDVSDENGSGNGTGIGIGTGSGSGSGIGGKIPFKKIFQKRKKSSERTRDKKQRQNRQLRKSMLPKNALMALNEVKGVTISDFTIESNPDGGFTAVVTVNAIQYEGKGLSKMSAKNAACEKAWRDFIIAKMTPKPNRMRCTVPENGPEPMEINEDEGDGPEDDLPMLNLASFAIYKLFAEWEREGYVVPEMHPSANAAPPAGGEAVPAVPAVPKEPKKPPVRTELPSGWETMHPATILCIMRPGLIYVDQGASGDKPNVMQHLGIVVDDQEFTASGRSKKIARRNVAIEVCNTLFGTNFSYGDTSS